Genomic window (Candidatus Methylomirabilota bacterium):
GTGCTGCGACAGGCGGAAGCTCTTTCCGCCCAGCAGCGGCGCGGTGAAGTCCTCGGCCGTCTTCGTCCGCGAGGGCCGGATCAGATCCAGCTCCTTGATCGCCTCCTCCACGCTCAGCTGGCGACCGGCCCGCGGCTTGGGCGGAACGGCGGGCGGAGCCGGCGCGGGCGCGGGGGGCGCGGCGGTCGAGGGCTCGGCGGCAGAGTCGGGCGTGGGCGTCGACGAACGCAGCGCCACGACGGCACCGCCCACCAGCAGGGCGACGATGGCCACGATGACGGCGGTCAACGCGAGATGGCTCCGCATGTGCTCTCCGACGCCTTGAAACCCTGCGAAGTATACCTTTATATCGTGCCCTCATCGCTTAAACACTCGACTCCGCGTGATGCATTCCCATCACCGCGCCCGCATTGAACATCGTGACGGGGACGACAAAGATGACGCGATGGCCACCGCCGCTCGCCGGCCCATACTCGCAGCGATCCGGCTCCGCAGTGATCCGCGGGCGCGCGTTTCCTCAGGATCGTGGTGAAAATAGTCGAGCCTCCAGCGCGAGGGCGCGGGCACGGGCGGACGACCCGGGTTGTCGCCCGCGCCGCCGGCCCGTTCCCCTGCGCCATCGCTGTGATAACCACCGCCGGGACCGCGTCGCCGGCCCCGGCCTGATCGGCGCGCCCCGGAGTGCCCCTGGCCGTGGACGGCACGGATCCCCAGGTACCCGGGTCTGCCGGCCGAACTCAGGTCACGGCGGCTTTACCGCGAAGGTCCAGGCGTGACCGACGGTGGCACCCGTCGCGGTCCGGAAGCGGACTTCGGCCCGGTGGGTGCCGGGCTGGAGCCGGGCCGGCGTGTAGGAGATCGACACGAAGCTCGGCGGCCAGTCCCGGGTCTGGGTGATCCGCGATTGCGCGGTCACGTCGACCCCGTCCACCAGGAGCCGCAGCGACGCTGCATCGCCCGGCTCTCCGCGCGTGAAGTCGAGCTCGGCTGTGATGGCGGGGACCTGGCCGGGCGTCGAGCCGTCGGGGGGGAACACCCGCAGCACCTGCGGAGGCGGGCCGCCGGTCGCTACGAGGAGGACGATCGCGAGGGTCAAGGATCGCATGAACGGAGCGCCGGGGCGGCGGCGGCCGCCGCCCCGGCCAGTACAGGCCCGTGGCCGGCTAGTGCCGTTCCAACTTGTTGATACTAAATCTGTCCACGAACGACGTACACGGTGCCTTCCTAGGCGCGAATAGTTGGAACGGCACTAGGAGTCCGTCAGACTCACGGCGAAGCCGATGAACTCTGTGCCGGAGCTGGAGCGGAAGTTGTTGATGGTTGCCGTGTAGGTGCCGGTCACGGGAGCCGTGAAGTCGACGATCTCGTAGGTGTTGTCGAAGCTGAAGGACCCGGCGACGAAGAATCCGTTCGGGTCCCTGACGACGAGATCCAGGTCCGTGGTGGGCTGCGTCAGGGTGTCCCCGCCGGGGGACTTGTGGGACCAGGCGATGGCCACCCGGACCCGCTGGCCGGCGGACGCGGAGAAGCTGCGCGTGATGGGGAAGCCTGTGGTCCCGCCGGAGGTGACGAAGAAGCTCGAGTTCCCGGACGTCAGCACCGTGTCGGCAGCCGCCAGGAAGATGGCACCGGCGCCGTCACGTTCGCTCAGCCGGCTGGCCCCCTCGATGTTGTGGCGGGCCGCCGACATCATGACCGCCCGGACTCGCTCGACCTGGAACGCCAGGCTGGGATCCCGCTGCACCAGCAGGCCGACGCCGCCGGTGACGTGCGGGGCGGCGAAGCTCGTCCCGTTGACGTCCGCGAAGCCGCCCCCGTTCACAGTCGTGTTGATCTGTCGCCCGGGGGTCACGACATCCGGCTCCTCCCGGTCGCCCGAGGGCGAGATGGGGTCGAGGAACGCGCTGAAGGTCACGACCCCCGTGCAGGCGGCGACGTCGTCGCCGAACCCCGTGGTGTTGCTGTCGTCGAAGGCGCCGACGGCCAGCGCGTTGAAGGCGATCTCCGGGCTTCCCATCCGGTTCGCGCAAAAGTTGGAGATGGCGGGCACGATGGTCCGGCCGGTGAAGTACACCTTCCGGTCGACGTACCGAGCAAACGCGTCGAACACGCCGTTGGTCTCGAACCCGAAGCTCATGTTGACGGCGCTCGCTCCCTCGGTGTCGATCACGCAGTCGGTCGCCGCCATCACTTCCGCGTCGCTGAAGTTTGCGGCGATGCCGTCGACGATCGTAATCGCCGGGGCCATCCCTCGTGAGGACAGGTTGATACTCTGGATGACCCCTGCCACGTTGGTTTTGTGGCCGCCGGCCGTGGAGGAGGCGGTGGCGCGGCACAGGACGCGCTGGGATCCCGGCAAGTCTGGATGGGTCCCGATTCGGTTGGCCTCGACGACCGCTACACGCTGTCCGGTCCCGTCGATTCCTCTGCCGACCGGGAAGCAGAAGAAGAGGAAGCAGAAAATCGAGTTGAGCTGGTCAGCCTGGACGACCACCCGGGAGACATTGAGCCGCTCGGAATGCACACGCTCCAGGAATACCCTCTCGACTGAGGGATGGGCCGCCATCCGGCGTACCACGGCCGGCGTGACGTTCGCCACGGCCATCGGCACGTGCGAGCTCTGCCCGATTACCTGGCCGCCCATCGCCTTGATTCCGTTCATCACGGGCTCCACGACGGCACTGACTTCGGTCGCGACAGCCTGGAGGTTCTGCTCGAACTGCTGCGGTGTCACGTTTGGCCCACGGAGCGGCTGCATGGTCGTCCCCTGCATCCACCAGACCGTGCGGATGGGATCGGATGGGTTGCCCCGCATGCGCTCCGCCAGCTCGCGCTCGAGCTTGCCCACGAAGCCCCGGTTGCCCAGTGCCCGGGCATGGTGCTTCATCTCCTCATCGCTCACCGGATTGCCCGCCGCATCCAGGCTGGCCCCGAAGAGGCGGCCCCTGCGGTCCATCATCTTGAGCTGCCTGATACCCGTGTCGCCGAACGGCGCTACGTTCACGACCGTGAACTCGTCAGCCCGGATTCCCGTGGCCTGTGAGACCACTGCCTTGGCCCTCTCGGCCGAGGGACCTGCCGCGGCGTCGGCCGAATGGAGTCCCGTGGTAATTCCCCAGGACGCGACGGCGACCGCCGTAGCCACGAGCAACGCGACAAAACCCCAGTAACGTCGGCTGCTGCTTCTCATCTCCCTACCCTCCTCGCTAGCAGTGTCCCGTGCCTTCACAGCCTGGCTCCCGCGGCGTGGAAAGGGTTATGGGGAGGGCCGGTCCAGGGAGGCGCCCGTGCCCTCTCCAAACCGCGGAACTCTCGAGGCATGGCTGCCGGGTCCGGGGATCAGGGCACGCGCTCGGGGACTGGGGGCGCGGCGCTACCGCCGCCGGCCGATCCCCGGCTTCCAAGGCTCTCGACGAGGCCGGAGCCGAGAGCCCGGACGGCCTCCTGCTTATCGATGAGCCCCTGCTCGATGGCATCCCTAGCCGCCCGCTCACCGACGTAGAAGGCCAGAGTCCTGAGGGCGGCCATGCGCACGGCCGGCTCCTTGTCGCGGATTCCCTCCAACAGCGCCTCCGTCGCGGTTGGCTCGCCGGCGTGCCCGAGTGCCTCCACGGCCGCGATGCGAACTCGCGGGTCGGGGTCGCCCAGCACGCCGAGCAGGAAGGGGGCCGCATCCTCCCGCCCGATCTGCCCTAGCAGCTGGAGGGCGGCCACGCGAACGTCCGCCACCTTCTCGGCCTCCAGCAGCCTCTTGACCGGGTCGATTGCGGTCCGGCCGTACTGGGCGAGCGCGGTCAGGGCGTCCCGCCGAACGTCCGCATCGTCGTCCTCGAGAACCCGGAGAAGGCGGGTGAACGCCTCGTGATCGGCCCGCTCGCCGAGCCGTTTCACGGCCCACCGCCGCATGCCCGGATCTGGGTCGACGACCAGCTCGGCGATCGGTCCCCAGGGCTGATCTCCCGAAGGCGCTGGCTTTTCGACCCTCTCGATGACCGCCGCGGCCGGCGGCCGACCCCCCGCGCCAAGGACCCAAACAATCAGCCGAGTCCCGCCCTCTTCCGTCGACGTGTCCTCGAGAACCAGGTGG
Coding sequences:
- a CDS encoding S8 family serine peptidase; translated protein: MRSSSRRYWGFVALLVATAVAVASWGITTGLHSADAAAGPSAERAKAVVSQATGIRADEFTVVNVAPFGDTGIRQLKMMDRRGRLFGASLDAAGNPVSDEEMKHHARALGNRGFVGKLERELAERMRGNPSDPIRTVWWMQGTTMQPLRGPNVTPQQFEQNLQAVATEVSAVVEPVMNGIKAMGGQVIGQSSHVPMAVANVTPAVVRRMAAHPSVERVFLERVHSERLNVSRVVVQADQLNSIFCFLFFCFPVGRGIDGTGQRVAVVEANRIGTHPDLPGSQRVLCRATASSTAGGHKTNVAGVIQSINLSSRGMAPAITIVDGIAANFSDAEVMAATDCVIDTEGASAVNMSFGFETNGVFDAFARYVDRKVYFTGRTIVPAISNFCANRMGSPEIAFNALAVGAFDDSNTTGFGDDVAACTGVVTFSAFLDPISPSGDREEPDVVTPGRQINTTVNGGGFADVNGTSFAAPHVTGGVGLLVQRDPSLAFQVERVRAVMMSAARHNIEGASRLSERDGAGAIFLAAADTVLTSGNSSFFVTSGGTTGFPITRSFSASAGQRVRVAIAWSHKSPGGDTLTQPTTDLDLVVRDPNGFFVAGSFSFDNTYEIVDFTAPVTGTYTATINNFRSSSGTEFIGFAVSLTDS
- a CDS encoding HEAT repeat domain-containing protein gives rise to the protein MRKIIVLAAILIPLLASSTLAETPPTAEWKDGRLSVTAEKARLAEILQAIARLTGMEVRGAEALDEEVSVQFSGLALGEALKRLLLHVNHLVLEDTSTEEGGTRLIVWVLGAGGRPPAAAVIERVEKPAPSGDQPWGPIAELVVDPDPGMRRWAVKRLGERADHEAFTRLLRVLEDDDADVRRDALTALAQYGRTAIDPVKRLLEAEKVADVRVAALQLLGQIGREDAAPFLLGVLGDPDPRVRIAAVEALGHAGEPTATEALLEGIRDKEPAVRMAALRTLAFYVGERAARDAIEQGLIDKQEAVRALGSGLVESLGSRGSAGGGSAAPPVPERVP